In the Anastrepha obliqua isolate idAnaObli1 chromosome 1, idAnaObli1_1.0, whole genome shotgun sequence genome, one interval contains:
- the LOC129236460 gene encoding uncharacterized protein LOC129236460 has protein sequence MRNRHLHWRLAALMITSLLLAAVAEGIDEEVHERLISSTREDEADTTTRVDALDAEPKYDFKTLEFTQILGNLDSANRSHLKTSNFSSADGKGRHPCERRCQSNQPLTCHYHLVVHHYQASSAACGRCLGNDASCSKQQCIYADGVYTPIIAINQMLPGPPIEVCVNDNIVVDVINYLAEPISIHWHGLSMFDTPEMDGAPFVSQYPIQPAEGYRYQFPAERAGSVWYHSHVGLQRSLGVGGSFVIRQPAQSDPQAYLYDYDLPEHTLLIQDYIYGNDLNRVRNLLINGKGRNHVSNLSDRDPRHRYERLQIANGKRYRFRVIYNGVHNCPIEFSVENHRMLMISTDGNDIVPVLADSFFMAAGERFDFVLQANQQARSYWIRVRGFENCAEENIYQGAILTYQSATNRALPLEPMTKTSHCASDSEEYFVVGDYEHLSKKTVSLEKSGCSRADFKATNVATVGLSALEKVPWTSDTEFLTYYSIFGSRTASPATAVNYQIDDITFKMPQISLLQTNGLYNENGVFCNRSLLAAKGQNCVTKNCLCTNVVRLPAYRAIEIVLANNNNEPHPVHLHGYIFRVVGQNVLGSVVDAKQIKDLDRRGLLQRSTDDFPIQKDTVQVPPLGYAIIRFYTSNPGYWMYHSSLDTQAASGMVGVLKVGEDHQIKEVPLRLRC, from the exons ATGCGGAATAGACATTTGCATTGGCGCTTAGCTGCACTTATGATCACATCCTTGCTATTGGCAGCAGTGGCAGAGGGAATCGACGAAGAAGTGCACGAGCGTCTAATAAGCAGCACAAGAGAAGACGAAGCAGACACAACCACGAGAGTAGACGCTTTAGATGCAGAACCAAAATATGATTTCAAAACACTTGAATTCACGCAAATACTGGGCAATCTCGATTCCGCCAACCGCAGCCACCTCAAGACGTCCAATTTCAGCAGCGCAGATGGCAAAGGTCGGCATCCCTGCGAACGCCGTTGTCAGAGTAATCAACCGCTAACTTGCCATTACCACTTGGTCGTGCATCATTACCAGGCGTCGAGCGCGGCATGTGGGCGTTGCTTAGGTAACGACGCGAGCTGTTCGAAGCAGCAATGCATTTACGCCGATGGAGTGTACACACCCATAATAGCCATCAATCAAATGTTGCCCGGACCTCCCATCGAGGTCTGTGTGAACGACAATATTGTGGTGGATGTCATCAACTACTTGGCGGAGCCGATCAGCATACACTGGCACGGACTGTCAATGTTCGACACGCCGGAAATGGATGGCGCACCGTTTGTTTCGCAGTACCCCATACAACCAGCTGAAGGCTATCGTTACCAGTTCCCTGCAGAACGTGCGGGTAGCGTTTGGTATCATAGCCATGTTGGATTGCAGCGCAGTTTGGGTGTCGGAGGCAGTTTTGTTATTCGCCAGCCCGCGCAAAGTGATCCGCAAGCGTATTTGTACGATTACGACTTACCAGAGCACACACTCTTGATACAGGACTACATTTATGGCAATGATTTGAATCGTGTGCGAAATTTGCTCATTAACGGCAAAGGCAGAAATCACGTGTCAAATCTCTCCGACCGCGATCCACGTCATCGCTACGAACGCTTACAGATAGCAAATGGTAAACGCTATCGTTTTCGTGTTATCTACAATGGAGTCCACAACTGTCCCATTGAGTTTTCGGTGGAGAATCACAGAATGCTTATGATTAGTACAGACGGAAATGATATCGTGCCTGTGCTGGCtgatagctttttcatggctgccGGTGAGCGATTCGACTTTGTTCTGCAGGCGAATCAGCAGGCGCGTAGCTACTGGATTAGAGTACGCGGATTTGAGAATTGTGCCGAAGAGAACATTTACCAGGGAGCGATTTTGACTTATCAGAGTGCCACGAATCGGGCACTTCCACTGGAGCCAATGACCAAAACCTCTCATTGCGCTAGCGACAGCGAAGAGTACTTCGTTGTTGGCGACTATGAACATCTGTCGAAAAAGACCGTGTCATTGGAGAAGAGTGGCTGTTCAAGAGCCGATTTTAAAGCTACCAATGTAGCTACAGTCGGCTTGAGCGCGCTGGAGAAAGTGCCATGGACAAGTGATACTGAATTTCTCACGTATTATTCGATATTTGGCTCCCGCACAGCTTCCCCCGCTACGGCTGTGAACTATCAAATCGATGACATCACCTTTAAGATGCCGCAAATTTCGCTGCTGCAAACCAACGGCCTCTACAACGAAAACGGTGTGTTTTGCAATCGTTCACTGCTGGCAGCAAAGGGGCAAAATTGTGTAACGAAAAATTGTCTGTGCACAAATGTGGTACGGCTGCCAGCTTATCGTGCGATCGAAATTGTTTTGGCCAACAATAACAATGAGCCGCACCCAGTGCACTTGCATGGCTACATATTCCGTGTGGTCGGTCAAAATGTTTTGGGCAGTGTAGTGGACGCGAAACAG ATAAAGGATCTCGACAGACGTGGCCTGCTACAGCGCTCCACTGATGATTTTCCCATACAAAAGGACACTGTGCAGGTACCGCCGCTAGGCTATGCAATAATTCGTTTTTACACCAGCAATCCGGGCTATTGGATGTACCACAGCTCCTTGGATACTCAGGCAGCAAGTGGTATGGTGGGTGTCCTTAAGGTTGGGGAAGACCATCAGATAAAAGAGGTGCCTCTTCGTTTACGCTGCTGA